The Thermoanaerobacterium thermosaccharolyticum DSM 571 region AATTTATGAATTTATTTGCGATAGTAAAAAAGATGGGTCAGCAAAAATCGCAAAAGGTAGAAATAAATGAAATTCCTAAAATTCTTGATACAAGTGTTATAATTGATGGTAGAATATTTGATATTTGTAAGACGGGATTTGTAGAAGGACCCCTTATAATCCCCAATTTTGTTCTTGAGGAATTAAGGCACATAGCAGACTCATCCGATTCCTTAAAGAGAAACAGAGGAAGGAGAGGGCTTGATGTCCTAAATAAAATACAAAAAGAACTTGATATGAAGGTCCAGATCATAGATAAAGATGTTGATGCATCTGAAGTGGATACCAAGCTTTTGAGGCTTGCCAAGATGATGAATGGAAAAGTCATAACAAATGACTATAATCTCAATAAAGTAGCGGAGTTTCAAGGTGTTCCAGTGCTTAATATAAATGAGCTGTCAAATGCCGTTAAACCTGTTGTACTACCTGGAGAAGAAATGGTTGTACAGGTAATAAAGGATGGAAAAGAGTCAGGGCAGGGGATAGCATATCTTGATGACGGTACGATGATAGTAGTAGATGGTGGAAAAAAGCACATAGGCGATACTTTAGATGTATTGGTTACAAGTGTGTTACAGACTGCTGCTGGTAGAATGATATTTGCAAAACCGAAGCAATCAGACCAGGAAAAAGCTATGTAGTTTTATCAGGCATTTTCTCTATTAGAGAATGCCTTTTTTATTTTGTTAATAGCGGAAAGACACTGATTGTGATATAA contains the following coding sequences:
- a CDS encoding PIN/TRAM domain-containing protein, whose protein sequence is MLYKIVRGIISLVGFGLGFEAIYLSIAVLNLQKLINLRLTGITSVVIYTVGAVIGGIIFFILSPKLIKWGKDFETWLEMALQKSPIYDILIGAFGLIVGLILANLISAPIYQLPIVGKVIPIIISVFFGYLGISISLKKKDEFMNLFAIVKKMGQQKSQKVEINEIPKILDTSVIIDGRIFDICKTGFVEGPLIIPNFVLEELRHIADSSDSLKRNRGRRGLDVLNKIQKELDMKVQIIDKDVDASEVDTKLLRLAKMMNGKVITNDYNLNKVAEFQGVPVLNINELSNAVKPVVLPGEEMVVQVIKDGKESGQGIAYLDDGTMIVVDGGKKHIGDTLDVLVTSVLQTAAGRMIFAKPKQSDQEKAM